The proteins below come from a single Piscinibacter gummiphilus genomic window:
- the phhA gene encoding phenylalanine 4-monooxygenase, producing the protein MANAHKAVNQGVAPVTYGTGTRPPRGDYASARADYTCEQQWSRYTPDDHALYERLYQRQAAQLPGLACEEFIAAVAQLGEPHHIPRFDALSERLHRATKWEVVAVPGLIPEEAFFALLAQRRFPVTGWIRKPEEFDYVVEPDVFHDLFGHVPLLFNPVFADYMQAYGAGGLKASRLQACEYLARLYWYTVEFGLIATPQGLRAYGAGILSSAGELRHSVQSPAPQRLGFDVERIMRTRYRIDDYQTTYFVITGFEQLFDATAPDFTPLYERVSREGELAADSRLPSDRVY; encoded by the coding sequence ATGGCCAACGCTCACAAGGCAGTCAACCAGGGGGTCGCGCCGGTCACCTACGGCACCGGCACCCGCCCACCCCGCGGCGACTACGCCTCCGCCCGCGCCGACTACACCTGCGAACAGCAGTGGTCGCGCTACACCCCCGACGACCACGCGCTCTACGAGCGCCTTTACCAGCGTCAGGCCGCGCAGTTGCCGGGCCTGGCCTGCGAGGAATTCATCGCCGCCGTCGCGCAGCTCGGCGAGCCGCATCACATCCCGCGCTTCGATGCGTTGTCGGAGCGGCTGCACCGCGCCACGAAGTGGGAGGTGGTCGCCGTGCCCGGCCTCATCCCGGAAGAGGCTTTTTTCGCGTTGCTGGCGCAGCGGCGCTTTCCCGTCACGGGCTGGATCCGTAAGCCGGAAGAGTTCGACTACGTGGTCGAGCCCGACGTCTTCCACGACCTCTTCGGCCACGTGCCGCTGCTCTTCAACCCGGTCTTCGCCGACTACATGCAGGCCTATGGCGCGGGGGGGCTGAAGGCCAGCCGGCTGCAGGCCTGCGAGTACCTCGCGCGTCTCTACTGGTACACGGTGGAGTTCGGTCTCATCGCCACGCCGCAGGGCCTGCGCGCTTATGGCGCGGGCATCCTCTCGTCGGCCGGCGAGCTGCGCCACAGCGTGCAGAGCCCAGCACCGCAACGCCTGGGCTTCGACGTCGAACGCATCATGCGCACCCGCTATCGCATCGACGACTACCAGACCACCTACTTCGTCATCACCGGCTTCGAGCAGCTCTTCGACGCCACGGCGCCCGACTTCACGCCGCTCTACGAACGCGTGTCGCGCGAAGGCGAACTCGCCGCCGACTCGCGGCTGCCGAGCGACCGCGTCTATTGA
- a CDS encoding HDOD domain-containing protein: MDPIATPPSFVTQALRDLDAWVRHFRDAEIPVLGSTADALEAMRANEDDVDANLIGEMVADDPLMTLKVLAYASTHRPPRLITDVETVTAAVVMMGISPFFGNFGRQPAIEDWLGDQPEALEGVGEVLRRAHRAAQFALSFAVHRMDHDAAVIYEATLLHDFAEMLLWCHAPTLALKMRSAQKADPTLRSHAVQQQVLNIQLFDLQQALMRAWALPELLIRITDDRHARHPSVQNVMLAVRLARHSAESWDNPAIPDDITALAQLLNLSEPATLQFVRDIES, translated from the coding sequence GTGGACCCGATCGCAACGCCCCCTTCGTTCGTCACGCAAGCGCTGCGTGACCTGGACGCCTGGGTGAGGCATTTCCGCGATGCCGAGATCCCGGTGCTGGGCAGCACGGCCGACGCGCTCGAAGCGATGCGGGCGAACGAGGACGACGTCGACGCGAACCTCATCGGCGAGATGGTGGCCGACGACCCGCTGATGACGCTCAAGGTGCTGGCCTATGCCTCGACACACCGGCCGCCGCGGCTCATCACCGACGTCGAAACCGTGACCGCGGCCGTGGTGATGATGGGCATTTCGCCGTTCTTCGGCAATTTCGGCCGGCAACCGGCCATCGAAGACTGGCTGGGTGACCAGCCAGAGGCGCTCGAAGGCGTGGGCGAGGTATTGCGCCGAGCACACCGCGCCGCGCAGTTCGCGCTGTCGTTCGCCGTGCACCGCATGGACCACGACGCCGCCGTGATCTACGAGGCCACGCTGCTGCACGACTTCGCCGAGATGCTGCTGTGGTGCCATGCCCCGACGCTCGCGCTCAAGATGCGCAGCGCGCAGAAGGCCGACCCGACGCTGCGCTCGCATGCGGTCCAGCAGCAGGTGCTCAACATCCAGCTCTTCGACCTGCAGCAGGCGTTGATGCGCGCCTGGGCTCTGCCCGAGTTGCTGATCCGGATCACCGACGATCGCCACGCCCGCCACCCGTCGGTTCAGAACGTGATGCTGGCCGTGCGCCTCGCCCGCCACAGCGCCGAGAGCTGGGACAACCCGGCGATCCCCGACGACATCACGGCGCTGGCGCAGCTGCTCAACCTCTCCGAGCCGGCCACGCTGCAGTTCGTGCGCGACATCGAAAGCTGA
- a CDS encoding ABC transporter substrate-binding protein, protein MRTLALATLAALACSTAVAQDKVTFATNWKAQAAHGGFYQAVADGTYRKYGLDVTIQQGGPQVNNRPLLPAGRIDFLMTGNLLHSFDNVKNGVPTVVVAAMFQKDPQALIAHPGQGYENFAALKNAPVALIAKDGQFSWWQWLKVTHGFKDEVLKPYNYNLGPFLANPKSIQQGYSVAEPIYVQNQGKFKPVVHLLADHGFSTYSTLIEARAETVKAKPDLVQRFVDASIIGWVNYLYGDRKAAAALMMKDNPEMTEAEMEASVALMKQQGIVDSGESLAAGIGAMSQARINDFHAQMVKAGLYKAGEVDLSKVAALQFVNRRVGLDQKAKLGGR, encoded by the coding sequence ATGCGCACACTCGCCCTCGCCACTCTGGCCGCCCTTGCCTGCAGCACCGCCGTCGCCCAGGACAAGGTGACCTTCGCGACCAACTGGAAGGCTCAGGCCGCGCACGGCGGCTTCTACCAGGCCGTGGCCGATGGCACCTACAGGAAGTACGGGCTCGACGTGACCATCCAGCAAGGCGGCCCGCAGGTGAACAACCGGCCGCTGCTGCCCGCCGGACGCATCGACTTCCTGATGACGGGCAACCTGCTGCACAGCTTCGACAACGTGAAGAACGGCGTGCCGACCGTGGTGGTCGCCGCAATGTTCCAGAAAGACCCGCAGGCGCTCATCGCGCACCCGGGCCAGGGCTACGAGAACTTCGCGGCCTTGAAGAACGCGCCGGTCGCGCTGATCGCGAAAGACGGCCAGTTCAGCTGGTGGCAGTGGCTCAAGGTCACGCACGGCTTCAAGGACGAAGTGCTCAAGCCCTACAACTACAACCTCGGCCCCTTCCTGGCGAATCCCAAGTCCATCCAGCAGGGGTATTCGGTGGCCGAGCCGATCTACGTGCAGAACCAGGGCAAGTTCAAGCCGGTGGTGCACCTGCTGGCCGACCACGGCTTCTCGACCTACTCGACGCTGATCGAAGCGCGCGCCGAGACCGTCAAGGCCAAACCGGACCTGGTACAGCGCTTCGTCGACGCCTCCATCATCGGCTGGGTGAACTACCTCTACGGCGACCGCAAGGCCGCGGCGGCGCTGATGATGAAAGACAACCCCGAGATGACCGAGGCCGAGATGGAAGCCTCGGTCGCGCTGATGAAGCAGCAGGGCATCGTCGACTCGGGCGAGTCGCTTGCCGCAGGCATTGGTGCGATGAGCCAGGCGCGCATCAACGACTTCCATGCGCAGATGGTCAAGGCCGGCCTCTACAAGGCGGGCGAGGTCGATCTGTCGAAGGTGGCGGCGCTGCAATTCGTGAACAGACGCGTGGGCCTCGACCAGAAGGCCAAGCTTGGCGGGCGCTGA
- a CDS encoding ABC transporter permease: MRRALPVLTLLALVAAWEALVRLAHIPHYTLPAPSLVVQTLVANFGSLAASWWFTLKITFGALLLACAGGVLIAAVFALSRPVEHALFPIAVVLQVTPIVAVAPLILIYVESTTAALLLCAWIVAFFPILSNTVIGLRAADPQLRDLFRLYRATRVQRLRWLLVPSALPYFVAGLKISGGLSLIGAVTAEMVAGAAGRETGLASRILEASFRTETPKMFAALALLVLTGVLIFWSFNALSRALLGRWHAVESSRAD; encoded by the coding sequence ATGCGGCGCGCATTGCCGGTGTTGACCCTGCTGGCGCTGGTCGCGGCGTGGGAAGCGCTGGTGCGCCTCGCCCACATTCCCCACTACACGCTGCCCGCACCCAGCCTCGTGGTGCAGACGCTGGTGGCCAACTTCGGCTCGCTGGCGGCGAGCTGGTGGTTCACGCTCAAAATCACCTTCGGCGCGCTGCTGCTCGCGTGTGCTGGCGGTGTGTTGATCGCCGCTGTCTTTGCGCTCTCGCGGCCGGTCGAGCACGCGCTCTTTCCGATTGCCGTGGTGCTGCAGGTGACACCCATCGTGGCCGTGGCGCCGCTGATCCTCATCTACGTCGAGAGCACCACCGCCGCGCTGCTGCTGTGCGCCTGGATCGTCGCCTTCTTTCCCATCCTCTCCAACACTGTGATCGGCTTGCGCGCGGCCGACCCGCAACTGCGCGATCTCTTCCGCCTCTACCGCGCCACACGGGTGCAGCGCCTGCGCTGGCTGCTGGTGCCGAGCGCCTTGCCCTACTTCGTGGCGGGGCTGAAAATCTCCGGCGGCCTGAGCCTGATCGGCGCCGTCACCGCCGAGATGGTGGCCGGCGCCGCGGGCCGCGAAACGGGCCTCGCCTCGCGCATCCTCGAAGCGAGCTTCCGCACCGAGACGCCGAAGATGTTTGCCGCGTTGGCCCTGCTGGTGCTGACCGGCGTGCTGATCTTCTGGAGCTTCAATGCGCTGTCGCGTGCCCTGCTCGGGCGCTGGCATGCCGTGGAATCCTCCAGAGCCGATTGA
- a CDS encoding ABC transporter ATP-binding protein, translating to MPPLLSLDHVDKRYANGVLALHDVSLAVGPHEFVSLLGPSGCGKSSVLRLVAGLDGATRGNVSAPALERRAPADTACVFQDATLMPWASVFDNVWLPLRIAGQSRAQAAERVDAVLRLVGLADFAQAHPAELSGGMKMRASIARALVAQPRVLLMDEPFAALDEFTRQKLNDDLLHWWQASTLAVLFVTHSIYEAVYLSQRVLVMGARPGRVVDEVVVDEPYPRRPAFRSSDRFLHICQRIGQALEASQVAS from the coding sequence ATGCCGCCCCTGCTCTCGCTGGACCACGTCGACAAGCGCTACGCCAATGGCGTGCTGGCCTTGCACGACGTGTCGCTGGCCGTGGGCCCGCATGAGTTCGTGTCGCTGCTCGGGCCTTCGGGTTGCGGCAAGAGCAGCGTGCTGAGGCTCGTCGCAGGGCTCGACGGGGCCACACGCGGCAACGTGTCCGCCCCGGCGCTCGAGCGCCGCGCCCCGGCCGACACCGCCTGCGTCTTCCAGGACGCCACGCTGATGCCCTGGGCCAGCGTGTTCGACAACGTGTGGCTGCCGTTGCGCATCGCCGGCCAGTCGCGTGCACAGGCGGCGGAGCGTGTCGACGCCGTGCTGCGCCTCGTGGGCCTCGCCGACTTCGCCCAGGCCCACCCGGCCGAACTGTCCGGTGGCATGAAGATGCGCGCCTCGATCGCACGCGCACTGGTCGCCCAACCGCGGGTGCTGCTGATGGACGAGCCCTTCGCCGCGCTCGACGAGTTCACCCGCCAGAAACTCAACGACGACCTGCTGCACTGGTGGCAGGCAAGCACGCTGGCGGTGCTCTTCGTGACGCACAGCATCTACGAGGCGGTGTACCTCAGCCAGCGCGTGCTGGTGATGGGCGCACGGCCCGGGCGGGTGGTCGACGAGGTGGTGGTCGACGAGCCCTACCCGCGCCGCCCGGCGTTTCGCAGTTCCGATCGCTTCCTCCACATCTGCCAGCGCATCGGCCAGGCGCTCGAAGCGTCACAGGTGGCCAGCTGA
- the purT gene encoding formate-dependent phosphoribosylglycinamide formyltransferase — MTTLGTPLSPSATKVMLLGSGELGKEVLIALQRLGVETIAVDRYEHAPGQQVAHHARTITMSDPAQLKALIEAERPHLVVPEIEAIATPMLEELEAAGTVRVIPTARAARLTMDREGIRRLAAETLKLPTSPYVFCDSLQELQAAIDKGIGYPCIVKPVMSSSGKGQSKIDGPADVQRAWDYAMAGGRVSHGRVIVEGFIDFDYEITQLTVRALGANGQVETHFCDPIGHIQVSGDYVESWQPHPMSPVALQRSRDIAKAVTDNLGGQGIFGVELFVKGEQVWFSEVSPRPHDTGMVTMITQWQNEFELHARAILGLPVNTALKSPGASAVIYGGVDAAGIAFDGVDEALRLPNTELRLFGKPESFVKRRMGVALAFDADVEVARRNAKAAAAKVRPRRA; from the coding sequence ATGACGACCCTCGGCACCCCCCTGTCCCCTTCGGCCACGAAAGTCATGCTGCTGGGCAGCGGCGAGCTGGGCAAGGAAGTGCTGATCGCGCTGCAGCGCCTGGGCGTAGAGACGATCGCCGTCGACCGCTACGAGCACGCCCCCGGCCAGCAGGTGGCGCACCATGCCCGCACCATCACGATGAGCGACCCGGCGCAGCTCAAGGCGTTGATCGAGGCCGAGCGGCCCCATCTCGTCGTGCCCGAGATCGAGGCGATCGCCACGCCGATGCTCGAAGAACTCGAGGCCGCGGGCACCGTGCGTGTGATTCCGACGGCCCGCGCCGCGCGCCTGACGATGGACCGCGAAGGCATCCGCCGCCTGGCGGCCGAGACGCTGAAGCTGCCGACCAGCCCTTATGTGTTCTGCGACTCGCTGCAAGAGCTGCAAGCCGCCATCGACAAGGGGATCGGTTACCCCTGCATCGTCAAACCCGTGATGAGCAGCTCCGGCAAGGGCCAGAGCAAGATCGACGGCCCGGCCGACGTCCAGAGGGCGTGGGACTACGCGATGGCCGGTGGCCGCGTCAGCCACGGCCGCGTGATCGTCGAAGGCTTCATCGATTTTGACTACGAGATCACCCAGCTCACCGTGCGCGCCCTCGGTGCGAACGGCCAGGTCGAGACGCATTTCTGCGACCCCATCGGTCACATCCAGGTCAGCGGCGACTATGTGGAAAGCTGGCAGCCGCACCCCATGTCGCCGGTGGCGCTGCAGCGCTCGCGCGACATCGCCAAGGCCGTGACCGACAACCTCGGTGGCCAAGGCATCTTCGGCGTCGAGCTCTTCGTCAAAGGTGAGCAGGTCTGGTTCAGCGAGGTCAGCCCACGCCCGCACGACACCGGCATGGTCACCATGATCACGCAGTGGCAGAACGAATTCGAGCTGCACGCCCGCGCCATCCTCGGCCTGCCGGTCAACACAGCGCTCAAGAGCCCGGGCGCGAGCGCGGTGATCTACGGCGGCGTCGACGCGGCCGGCATCGCCTTCGACGGTGTCGACGAGGCGCTGCGGCTGCCCAACACCGAGCTGCGCCTCTTTGGCAAGCCTGAAAGCTTCGTGAAACGCCGCATGGGCGTGGCGCTGGCCTTCGATGCCGACGTGGAGGTCGCACGCCGGAACGCCAAGGCCGCCGCCGCCAAGGTGAGGCCCCGGCGCGCCTGA
- a CDS encoding phosphopantetheine-binding protein — MTSTQTELQREVAALLVEALNLETAPETIDPQAPLYGEGLGLDSIDILEVALVVSQRYGFQLRSDDQDNVRIFTSLASLTDHIAANRTK, encoded by the coding sequence ATGACTTCCACCCAAACCGAGCTTCAGCGCGAAGTGGCCGCGCTGCTCGTCGAAGCGCTCAACCTCGAGACCGCGCCCGAGACGATCGACCCGCAGGCCCCGCTCTACGGCGAAGGCCTAGGGCTGGATTCGATCGACATCCTCGAAGTCGCCCTCGTGGTGTCGCAGCGCTACGGCTTCCAGCTGCGCTCGGACGACCAGGACAACGTGCGCATCTTCACCTCGCTCGCCAGCCTGACGGACCACATCGCCGCCAACCGCACGAAGTGA